The nucleotide window ATAAATTATGAGGATTGTTATGGCTATCTTGAAAATGAGGAGTATCTGTTTATCTTGCCGAATAGATATATGGGGTATGCTTTAGAAAAAAAGAACTGCGATGAGGAAACGCTGGCTTTTCTGAAAAACAAATTAAAACCTGTGCCGACAAAGAAAAAAACGAAATCAAGCTGGTTGAAGAAGCCGCAAAACTAGGACTTCATTTTAGTAAGGGTATTTTGAGCATTGAACGGTTGGAGAATTTCCCGGAAACTTTGTGATTCAGGTGTTTTCTTGAATTGTAATTGGTTTTAAAAATGGTTATAATGAAAGCGGTTTACTAACGAACAAAATCAGGGGAAAGAGGGAATGTATGGCCTGGAATATCGCTGCTGAGTGCATCTCGATTGTTTTTTTATCGATCATTCTGGTGTACTCGCATAAGGGTGCGCTGCTGCCGTCCTGGAAGAACCGGATGTTTCAGTGCTGTTTGGGGGCAACCTTTGCGGCGATGGTATCCAATGTCCTTTCAACACTGCTTTTAGCCAATCCCGATTGGGCAGGTTCTTGGCTGTGCTGGGGCGTGACGGAAATCTACTTTCTGGCGACGCCGTTAATGGGTCTGGCTTATTATTGTTATACGGCAGCGACGGTTTTTGAGGAACATGCCGGCGGCAGGCTGGCCTGCATCCTGGGCATTCTGCCGGGGATACTCTATGCCGTTTTGGTGCTGATCAATCCGCTCACCGGTGTGTTATTTTCAATTCAGGCCGGTGTGTATCTGCGCGGTCCGCTGATCATCACAACGTATCTGATTTTTTATTTTTACTGTCTGATCTCGGTGGTGCTGGTGCGGGTGTACCGCAGATGGCTGGAACCGCAGATCTATAAAATTCTGTTTGTTTTTCCTTTAATTGCAGCCAGCGTTATCGTTGTCCAGCAGCTGTTTCCTGCAGTTATTTTAAGCGGTTCCGCGGCAACGACGGCAATTTTGTTGATCTATCTGTACTTGCAGAATAAGCAGAGTTCGCTGGATCCGCTGACCGGTCTAGGCAATCGTGTTGAATTTCAGAAAATGATCAGCTTGTCGATCCAGCGCGGTCAGCCGCCGTTTTTAGTGATGGTGATCTCGCTGCGGGATTTCAAACAGATTAACGATCACTTTGGCCAACGGACCGGCGATCATTTTTTGAAGCTTATTGCTTCCACCTTAAAGACCTTGACAGCTCCTTATCCGGTATACCGTTTTTCCGGGGATGAATTTGCATTGTTAATCCGCGGCCGCAGCCCAGAGCAGATGGAAGAGCTGCAAAAAAATATCCTGAGACGGTTTAATGAGCCTTTTGAAATTGACAGCTACAGCTGCCGGCTGCATGCGGTGATTGGGATTGCGGCCTATCCTCACAGCGCGGAAAGTTTGGAAGGCTTGATCAACGGTTTGGAATATGCGGTAAATCAGGCGAAGCTGCATCATTGGAAACAATGCTATTGTGATCAGAAAATGCTGGAAGGCATGCGTCGGCGCAACGAAATTATCGAAATTCTGAAACAAAAGCTGCAGGATCAGGAATTTGTCATGGTGTATCAGCCGATCTACGAAGTGAAAACGGCAAGGATCAGTGCTGTGGAGTCCCTGATGCGGATTCCGGAAAGTCCTTTGGGTCCCCTGTCTCCGGCAGAATTTATACCGATTGCCGAGGAAACCGGCTTGATTGTGGCGATGACCTGGCAGATTCTGCGGCAGATCTGCGCTGTTTTCGTCCGCTTGCAGGAAAACGGCGTGACGCTGCCGGCGGTTCATATCAATTTTTCGGCAGTTCAGCTGGTTCAGCCCCAGCTGGCGGAAAAGGTCCTGCAAACGCTGCGGGAATGTCAGGTTGCCCCCGAACAGATCATCATTGAAATTACCGAAACAGCGCTGGCAGAAAATCCAGAGGAAACAACTCGTTTTGCCAGGACGATGATGGAACAGGGCGTACGCATCGAAATGGATGATTTCGGTACGGGTTATTCGAACATTGATTCGGTAATGTATATGCCACTCAGTACCGTTAAGCTGGACCGCAGCCTCGTTGTTTCAGCGGTGGAAAATCCACGCAGCGCAACCATGATCCGCTATTTGATCCGTGTCTTTCATGAGCTGGGCTGTGAAGTGCTGGCAGAAGGGGTGGAAACGGAAAAACAGGATCAGTTTGTCCGGGCAGAGGGCGTTGATTTGATTCAAGGTTTCTATTACTCCAGACCGCTTCCAGAACCGGAACTGATCGAATTTCTAGCAGATTTTCATGCTTGGCCTCAGGCAAAAGCTTGACGGATGCGGTATAATAATAGAAAAAGGAGGGTCATTGAAATGTCAGAATCAACGATCAAAGATCTTCAAACACGCCGGGCAATCCGCCGTTTCCAAGCCGAAGCCCCAGCCGCTGCGCTGCTGGATACCGTGCTGGAAACCGGGACTTATGCGCCAACTGGCCAAGGCAAGCAGGCGCCGGTCATCATTGCGGTGCAGGATCCGCAGCTGCGTGCTCAGCTGACGCGGATGAATGCAGAATATGCAACACCGGGTACCGATCCTTATTACGGCGCACCGGTCATTGTGCTGGTCTTAGCCGACAGTACAGTCAGTACCTGGGTGGAAGACGGCAGCTGCGTCTTATGTACGATGATGCAGGCCGCTCACGCCGTTGGCTTAGGCAGCGTCTGGATTCATCGGGAACGGCAGATGTTTGACAGCGAAGAAGGCAAGGCGTTGTTAAAGACCTGGGGCTTAAGCGAGAATCTGCGCGGCGTCGGCGCGCTGGCCTTAGGCATTCCGGAAGGCGAAGCTCCGCAGCCGAAGCCGCGCAAAGCAGATTATATCCTGAAGCTGTAATCGTAAGAAACACCGGTGAAGCAGGCTGGTGTTTTCTTTTTGGGTAAATCCGCTGATGAAATCAGGAAAGGGATTGTCAAGCCCGATATCCTTGGTTATCATAAAAAGAAAGAGGGACATAAATAAGGGATGAAGGAGAGGGTCAGGATGACGATTGCGATCAATCAAAACGAAGAGGAACTTGAGCAATGTTTGTTTGATGCTTTAATGGAGCTGATGCGGACGATGCCGCTGGATAAGCTGACGGTCAATGATATTTTAAAGCAGGCCCATGTCAGCCGTTCAAGCTTTTACCGGCGCTATCAGGACAAATATGATCTGGTCAACAAGAGTTATCAGAAGATCCTCGATAAGACGCTGTTTACTTTTTTAGACGGATGCGGCTGGTATGATTCGGTGAAGGCTTTATATCAGATTTTTGAAGAAAACTTGTTTTTCTTTCAGAACGCCCTGCGTTCCCATGATCCCAATTCCCTGCGTCATTACATCTTTGAGATCAGTCTGAATTTGTATACCGAAACGCTGAAGCGGAATGGAGAAGACGTTGCGGACTGGCATACGATGGCGATGCTGCGGGTGCATATTTACGGAAATCTGGAATTGATGTGCGAATGGGTGGAAAACGGAATGGATCGGTCGATTGACGAAATGATCCAACTGTCCTGCGACACCCTGCCGCAGCGGTTCAAGGCTTATTTCAACGACTAAACGTGAAATCACGGACAAAGAGAAACAAAATGTGCGACCTGTTTCTTGATTCCTGTCCAAGAGGATTGGATAATAAAATCACAAAACAGGAGGAAAGAAATATGGCAAAAAAATCAATCAGCCGCCGGGATTTCCTGAAGGGAGCGGCCGCATCCACCTTAGGTTTAGCGGCTGTCGGGATGTTAGGCGGATGCAGCAGTGAAGAAACACCGAAGTCTTCGGCATCTTCAATCAACTGGACAAAGGAAACCGATGTTCTGATCGTCGGCGCTGGCGGAACGGGGGTCTGTGCGGCGGCGGCCGCTGCTGAAGCGGGGGCGAAGGTTCTGGTTTTGGAAAAGGCCGGGATTGCCGGAGGAACCACTAATCTGTCCGGCGGCGTCATGCAGGCTGCTGGAACTACCTACCAGAAACAATTTACGCAATATCAAGATGACACACCGGAAAAGCATTTTGAATGCTGGATGGCAGAAGGCGAAGGCCAGCTAGATGAAGCGCTGGTCAAAGATCTGGCCTTGGGTGCTCCGGAAGACATTGAATGGCTGGCCAGCACCTGCGGCTTGAAGTGGACGAGTGTCTACGGTCATTGTCATGTGCCGTATTTAAAGGATGAAGTGTTAGCTGATCGAATTCATGTTTATGAGGGCGGCGGTGCTTCCGGCAGCGGCGGAATTTATGTTCAGGCCGTTTTAAAAGTTGCCGAAGGCTTAGGCGCCGTGGTTGAATATGAAACGGAAGTGACACGGCTGATCACAGAAAACGGCAAAGTCATCGGTGCGGAAGCGACACAGAACGGACAGACAATCACGATCAAGGCCAATCGCGGTGTTATTCTGGCTGCCGCAAGTGTCGATCAGAATGCTGATATGGCGAAGGAACTGAATCCGCAGCAATATTGGGATGATACGACACAGATCTGTCTGTGCGTGGCTACCGATACCGGCGATGGCATCCGCATGGGCATGGAATTGGGCGCAGCCTATGTGAGCGGCGGAACGATTGACTTCTGCGGCAAGACCGGAGCGGCGACGGACAACCGCAATCCGTTGTTCCCATCGTTCATCGTCAACCAGGCTGGACGGCGGTTTGTCTGCGAAGATGCGACCTATGCTTATCATTATCGTGCGATCTATCAGCAGGAAATGCAGCTGCAGGGCCCGACTTATATGATTTTCGGCACCAGCAGTCTGAATGCGCCAACTTCGCCATGGACGGCGGAAACCGCGGCTAAAGATGTCGAGGATGGCGTGCTGGTCATGGCAGAAACTTTGGAGGATCTGGCAGGAAAGCTGGGCATTGACGCGGCCGGTTTGGTCAGAACGATGCGGGACTGGAACGAAGACGTCGCGGCAGGAACGGATCCTTTCGGACGCAAAGACGGTCTGGAACCACTCAGCGGGCCATTCTATGCCTATAAGAACACTTCCTATAATCTGGGCGCCTTAGGCGGATTGAAGATCACGACAGACTGCGAAGTGGTCGATGTCAACGGCAAGGTCATTGAAGGCTTATATGCCGCAGGCTTAAATGCCGGCGGCTGGGTCGGTCCCTATTATCCAGGCAGCGGTACAGCGGTCATCGGTACATGCCACTTTGGCCGCAAAGCCGGAGCGGCTGCCGCTAAACGTTCAGCATAACAGAAGTTTATCGGGTAACGGTTCTCATTGACCGTTATCCTTTTTTCTTAAGCTTTAGTGAGGGAAAAGGTATACTGAATTAAAGCAGCGATTTCCATGGCGTCTGGGAAGTAAAAGAAGCAATTTCGGAGCAAACGGTTTGGCGCAAGAATCATTCACCTTTTGGATGGATCAATGTTATAATTAACATATGGAACTAATTGGAAAGTCACTTATGGATGACTGCCTGAAAATCGGCAGCGGCCTGAATCTGATCGTTCATCGGAAAGGAAAGATTGAGAAAGCTGAATGAAAAAACGCAGTTTTATTTTTATGCTTATCCTCTGCCTGGGATGGAGTCTTATCAGTCCTTTCTTTCAGCCTGCCTCGGTTCGTGCGCAGTCACCGGTGATTCGGGTAGGCTATATTGATTATGCCGGGTTTATTGAACCGGGCGAAGAAGACGAATATACCGGCTACGGTGTGGAGCTGTTGGAGCGGATCGCTGCGATTACAGGCTGGCAGTTTGAATATGTCTATGGCGACTGGCAGCAGATCCTTGAGCAAGTTCGCGAGGGTCAGCTGGATTTGACACTCTGTGCGCAATGGACTCCGGAGCGGGAAGCCCAGTTTTTGTTTTCCAAACAGCCGATTGGCAATGAATTGACGGTCGTTTATACCCGGGAGGAAATGCCGATTTATTATGATGACCCGGAGGCGATGGACGGGCTGCGCGTGGGACTGCTTGAGGGCAGTTACCAGAACCGCTGTTGGCAGGAATACGCTGAGAAACATCATCTGGAATGTCCTTTGGAGGAATTCAAAACTGAAAGTCAAATGATGGAGGCCTTGCTGAGTGAAAAGGTGGATCTGATTGTCAGCGGTGCACTGGCTTTGCATAAGGAAGCTAAGGTTGTACTTAAGCTAAAGCCCTCGCCTTTTTACATCATCACCAGTAAAACGAATACCCAACTGATGGAACAGGTCGACGAGGCGTTGGAGGAAATCTTGTTAGCCGATCCGTATTTTGAAGCCCATTTATATGATACCTATTACGGCGATAGTCAGTATTC belongs to Holdemania massiliensis and includes:
- a CDS encoding putative bifunctional diguanylate cyclase/phosphodiesterase → MAWNIAAECISIVFLSIILVYSHKGALLPSWKNRMFQCCLGATFAAMVSNVLSTLLLANPDWAGSWLCWGVTEIYFLATPLMGLAYYCYTAATVFEEHAGGRLACILGILPGILYAVLVLINPLTGVLFSIQAGVYLRGPLIITTYLIFYFYCLISVVLVRVYRRWLEPQIYKILFVFPLIAASVIVVQQLFPAVILSGSAATTAILLIYLYLQNKQSSLDPLTGLGNRVEFQKMISLSIQRGQPPFLVMVISLRDFKQINDHFGQRTGDHFLKLIASTLKTLTAPYPVYRFSGDEFALLIRGRSPEQMEELQKNILRRFNEPFEIDSYSCRLHAVIGIAAYPHSAESLEGLINGLEYAVNQAKLHHWKQCYCDQKMLEGMRRRNEIIEILKQKLQDQEFVMVYQPIYEVKTARISAVESLMRIPESPLGPLSPAEFIPIAEETGLIVAMTWQILRQICAVFVRLQENGVTLPAVHINFSAVQLVQPQLAEKVLQTLRECQVAPEQIIIEITETALAENPEETTRFARTMMEQGVRIEMDDFGTGYSNIDSVMYMPLSTVKLDRSLVVSAVENPRSATMIRYLIRVFHELGCEVLAEGVETEKQDQFVRAEGVDLIQGFYYSRPLPEPELIEFLADFHAWPQAKA
- a CDS encoding nitroreductase family protein, with amino-acid sequence MSESTIKDLQTRRAIRRFQAEAPAAALLDTVLETGTYAPTGQGKQAPVIIAVQDPQLRAQLTRMNAEYATPGTDPYYGAPVIVLVLADSTVSTWVEDGSCVLCTMMQAAHAVGLGSVWIHRERQMFDSEEGKALLKTWGLSENLRGVGALALGIPEGEAPQPKPRKADYILKL
- a CDS encoding TetR/AcrR family transcriptional regulator, with product MTIAINQNEEELEQCLFDALMELMRTMPLDKLTVNDILKQAHVSRSSFYRRYQDKYDLVNKSYQKILDKTLFTFLDGCGWYDSVKALYQIFEENLFFFQNALRSHDPNSLRHYIFEISLNLYTETLKRNGEDVADWHTMAMLRVHIYGNLELMCEWVENGMDRSIDEMIQLSCDTLPQRFKAYFND
- a CDS encoding FAD-dependent oxidoreductase → MAKKSISRRDFLKGAAASTLGLAAVGMLGGCSSEETPKSSASSINWTKETDVLIVGAGGTGVCAAAAAAEAGAKVLVLEKAGIAGGTTNLSGGVMQAAGTTYQKQFTQYQDDTPEKHFECWMAEGEGQLDEALVKDLALGAPEDIEWLASTCGLKWTSVYGHCHVPYLKDEVLADRIHVYEGGGASGSGGIYVQAVLKVAEGLGAVVEYETEVTRLITENGKVIGAEATQNGQTITIKANRGVILAAASVDQNADMAKELNPQQYWDDTTQICLCVATDTGDGIRMGMELGAAYVSGGTIDFCGKTGAATDNRNPLFPSFIVNQAGRRFVCEDATYAYHYRAIYQQEMQLQGPTYMIFGTSSLNAPTSPWTAETAAKDVEDGVLVMAETLEDLAGKLGIDAAGLVRTMRDWNEDVAAGTDPFGRKDGLEPLSGPFYAYKNTSYNLGALGGLKITTDCEVVDVNGKVIEGLYAAGLNAGGWVGPYYPGSGTAVIGTCHFGRKAGAAAAKRSA